A genomic segment from Flavobacterium litorale encodes:
- a CDS encoding thioredoxin family protein, giving the protein MQNALITNSLEQSYSYTEYRNHVTHLLLDGLSTGDTQSEELTNYSSLNEVRMNRLDKTIQLTPEVIERLNAIQRKYVFLVLSEGWCGDAAQLLPVMEKMASATDKLELRIVLRDENSELMDGFLTNGGRAIPKLILVAAEDNTVMGNWGPRPAGATKLVKDAKAKDGVVTQETKTELQKWYLKDKGISTMEEITDLLESAEKQ; this is encoded by the coding sequence ATGCAAAATGCACTTATTACGAATAGTTTAGAGCAAAGTTATTCGTACACGGAATACAGAAATCACGTTACACATTTATTACTCGATGGCTTATCTACTGGCGATACGCAATCGGAAGAGTTAACAAATTACAGCTCGTTGAACGAAGTACGTATGAACCGCTTGGATAAAACGATACAACTAACCCCTGAAGTTATTGAGCGTTTAAATGCAATACAGCGCAAATATGTTTTTTTAGTACTATCCGAAGGCTGGTGTGGCGACGCTGCACAACTATTACCTGTTATGGAAAAAATGGCAAGTGCAACCGATAAGCTGGAGTTGCGCATTGTACTTAGAGATGAAAATAGCGAGTTAATGGATGGTTTTTTAACCAACGGTGGTAGAGCAATACCGAAGTTAATTTTAGTTGCTGCTGAAGATAACACGGTTATGGGCAATTGGGGACCCCGACCTGCTGGAGCTACAAAACTGGTTAAAGATGCAAAAGCAAAGGATGGTGTAGTAACGCAAGAAACTAAAACCGAGTTACAAAAATGGTACTTAAAGGATAAAGGTATTAGTACTATGGAGGAGATAACAGATTTACTTGAGAGCGCAGAAAAACAGTAG
- a CDS encoding YiiX/YebB-like N1pC/P60 family cysteine hydrolase — protein MKLKIKLLYVFIALTMLPAFAQNVDLQDGDLIFQDMDCGPLCDAIEAVTEGYNGNNFSHMGMVYHKNDTIYVIEAAGNAVRLTTLKEFSKNTTKPMYVGRLKKQYRYIIPLATNFSLQQIGVPYDDEYIYGNDSYYCSELIYDAFMFAYSGTPFFKLYPMTYKQPNTNEFFPAWVTYYKNIGKPIPEGLPGCNPGGISTSDKIDIIGTVQ, from the coding sequence ATGAAGTTGAAAATTAAACTATTATACGTATTTATAGCACTAACTATGCTTCCTGCTTTTGCTCAAAATGTAGATTTGCAGGATGGCGACCTTATTTTCCAGGATATGGATTGTGGTCCTTTATGCGATGCCATAGAGGCCGTTACCGAAGGATATAATGGTAACAATTTTAGCCACATGGGTATGGTATACCACAAAAACGATACTATATATGTAATAGAAGCTGCTGGCAATGCAGTACGCCTTACTACGCTAAAAGAATTCTCTAAAAACACAACCAAACCCATGTACGTGGGGAGGCTTAAAAAACAATACCGTTACATTATTCCTTTAGCAACAAACTTCTCCTTACAGCAAATAGGAGTGCCGTATGATGATGAATACATATATGGTAACGACAGTTATTATTGCTCGGAACTTATTTACGATGCATTTATGTTTGCTTATTCGGGTACACCTTTTTTTAAACTATACCCCATGACGTACAAGCAACCCAATACCAACGAATTTTTTCCTGCTTGGGTAACCTACTATAAAAACATTGGTAAGCCAATACCCGAAGGATTACCTGGCTGTAACCCTGGAGGCATATCAACTTCTGATAAAATAGATATTATTGGTACAGTACAATAA